The DNA sequence ACCACTCATTGCAAAAGGTAACCATGCCCGCGAGCCACCTGGGCCCATGCGGGATGCGTCATTTTAACGACAACACGCTGCCACAGGGAAATTGTTGCGCAGTAGCAACAGACTGAAAAGGCTATATTTTGCGCGATATTCGCGATCATAACTCCCTGTTTTATATGCTTTGCAAGCTCTCCCACAAACCAGCCTGTAGCACTGGTACAACAAATTATTGCCTGATGCTTTTTTGCCGACAGAGGCACGGATGCGCAAAAACCCGAGCGATTTCAGGGCCTGGCATTGTTCGGCATTACGACGCTGTTTCCGGGCGCAGTCGGGGAATAAAAAAGGGCCGGCAGCGAATGCTGCCGGCCCCCTGTCAGGTCACTAAACTTTCGGTTTTACCGGAAGTCGTGCGAGACGTTGAGGTAGAAACGCGTACCACGCGGATCGTACAGGGCCTGGTCGAAGAACGGCCAGCCGCCTGCAGCCAGCTCGGAGAACGGCGGTTCTTCGTCGAGCAGGTTGATGATACCGGCGCTGATGCTGGTGGCATCACTGAGCTGGTAGGAGCCGCGCAGGCCCAGCTCGAGATAGCTGTCAACACCACGAACTTCACCATCGGGGTTCGGCGTGCAGGAGTTGCTTGCCGTGTCACGACCACCGACCAGATCGTCGGTCTCGCCCA is a window from the Gammaproteobacteria bacterium genome containing:
- a CDS encoding TonB-dependent receptor; the protein is GETDDLVGGRDTASNSCTPNPDGEVRGVDSYLELGLRGSYQLSDATSISAGIINLLDEEPPFSELAAGGWPFFDQALYDPRGTRFYLNVSHDFR